CGTCGGCCTCCTCGATGGCCAGGCGGGCCTGGTCGGCCACGCTCTTGAGCAACTCGTCGCTGGTCCCCGGCACGATGCCGCCCGTGTCGACCACCAGGAAATCCCGGCCGTTCCAGTCGGTCTTGAGGTACAGGCGGTCGCGCGTCACGCCCTCTTCGCCGTGGACGATGGCCTCGCGGCCCCCCACGAAGCGGTTGATCAGCGTCGACTTGCCGACATTCGGTCGACCGACGATGGCGACGACGGGTAGGCTCATGGGGGGCTCAGTATCTCGAATGGCTCCGCTTCGTGGAAGGCCTCGATCGGCACGGTGGTGGGCAGGCGTTCGCGCAGGTAGCCCACCAGGAAGTCCACCACGGGCTCCTCGGAAGCCTGGTGGCCGATTTCGAGGATGGCAAGCCCGCGGTCGCGGGCATCGAGGGCCGTGTGATAACGCACCTCGCCTGTGATGAACAGCTCCACCCCGCGGTCTGCGGCAACGCCGCACAGTTCGCTGCCCGAACCCGAGCAGATGGCCACCCGCCGCACCTCGCGCGTCGCGTCGCCGACCAGGCGCATGCTACGCGGATCCAGGGCCGTACGGACCCTGGCGGCGATGGCCGCGATGGTGGCGGGTTCGGGCAGATCGCCAAACAGGCCGATACCCCAGGCGTCGCCGTCGCCTTCCAGCTTCAGCACGTCGCACGCGGGCGACTCGTAGGGATGATTGCGGCGCGCCGCGGCGAGCACGTCGTCGAGATCCCGTTGCCGGGCGACGACCTCCAGTTTCGTGCCCGCCACCGTCTGCATCTGCGAGCGGGCACCCGCCGGCGCCTTGGCGCGGAAGGTACCTTCCACCGGATGGGTGAGGCTCGCCAGATCCGAGGCGGCCACGCGCCCGCCGGCCTCCCACATCGCCCGGGCGAGATCCTCGGCCTGGGACGTGGGCACGAAGATCGCCACCTTGAACCAAGGTTCGCGGCCTGCCGGATCGAGCACCTGATCCAGCTTCCAGCCCAGCAGGTCGGCGATGCGGCGGTTGCAGGCCGTGGCGTCGAGGTTGGTGTGGGCGGCGTAGAGGGCTATGTCGTGGCCCATGAGCTTGGCGATGGTGCGGCCCGGCTCCCGATCGGTGGGAAGGGATTTCTGCGGCCGGAAGAGCAACGGGTGGTGGGTGACCAGGAGGTTGTGCCGGCGCGCGATCGCATACGACGCGGCGGCCAGCGACGGGTTCACCGAGACCAGCACACCCCGCGCCTCGCCGGCCAGGTCGCCGACCTGCAGGCCCACGTTGTCCCAGGACGCCGCGAAACGCGGCGGCGCGAGGGCTTCGACGAGCCCGACGATCTGGTGCTTGTCCATGCGAGCGACCCATACTAGCATGCGGCCCTCCCACCCGGATCCGCCGGGCTTTGAGCTATACTGGAAGCGCCCCCACCCATTGCTCGACGCCCCAGTTGACCACCGCGAATCGGACGTGCAATCAGGCGGTTCGGCCGCTCACGGCCGCACTGGGGCCGCGCGGCTGGGAAGTCGGGGGCTGCGCTCTGGACGATCTGGCTAGCGAGTTCGGCACGCCGCTGTACGTGATGGACGAACGCACCATCGTCACGGCCTGCGACTCGTTCCGGTCGGCACTGGCGGCGCGCTACCCGGGCGAGAGCGACGTGCTCTTCGCGTCCAAGGCGTTGTGCACGGCCGCCATATCCCGCCTGGTCCACGAGCAGGGCCTGGCCACCGAGGTCGTCTCGGGCGGCGAACTGGCCACCGCCCTGCATGCCGGCGTGCCCGCGGAGCGAATCTACTTCCAGGGCAACGCCAAGACCCGCGCCGAACTGGCTTTCGGCCTGCGCTCGGGCGTCGGCCGGTTCGTCGTGGACAACCTGGAGGAACTCGCCACCCTGGATGACCTGGCGGCCAAGGAAGGCAAGGTGGCCGACGTCCTGCTGCGGGTGGCACCGGGCATCGAGGCGCACACCCACGAGTTCATCCACACCGGCCAGGACGATAGCAAGTTCGGGCTGTACATCCCGGGCGATCTCGACGCGGCCGTGCGGCGCATCCTCGGATCGAACAACCTGCGCATCAAAGGCGTCCAGGCTCATGTCGGCTCCCAGATCTTCGACGTCGCTCCGTTCGTGGCCGCGGCCGAACTGGGACTGGATCTGGCCGTCAGGATCCGGGACGAGCACGGAGTGACCATCGAGGAACTGGACGTAGGCGGAGGCCTCGGCATCGCATACGTGGAAGGCGACGATCCGCCCGCCATCGACGAGGCCATGGGCGCCGTCGCCCGCGCCACCGCCGAGGGCGCCCGTTCCCGCGGCCTGCCGCTGCCGAGGCTGCTGGTCGAACCCGGGCGCGCCATCGTGGGCACGGCGGGGTGCACGGTCTACGAGATCAGTACCGTCAAGCGTCACGACGGCGGAAAGCAGTATTACCTGGTGGACGGCGGCATGGCCGACAACCCGCGGCCGATCACCTACGGGGCGCAGTACACCTGCGACGCGGTCAAGCCACCTGCCCAGGCGACGGCTCCGCGGTCCTGGGTGCTGGCCGGCAAGGCCTGCGAGGAGGGCGACGTGCTGATCCGCGAGGCGGCGCTCCCCGACCTGCGTGCCGGCGATCGGGTGGTGGTGTGGACCACGGGCGCGTATTGCTTCGCGATGGCGAGCAACTACAACCGCCAGCCGCGCCCCGCCATGGTTCTGGTCGAGGATGGCCGCGCCGCGCTGATCCGGGCGCGCGAGACGTACGAGGACCTGCTCGCCCGGGACCGGCTGCCGGATGGTCCGCCCTTCGCGCCTGGCGCGGGTCGGGGCGTGCAAGGGCCTGGCTCGCGATGATCACGCCGGAGTCGGCCTTCGAGGCCCTCAAGGCCTTCGTCCTGGCGCTGCGCTGGCAGGATCTGCTGGACGTCGCCCTCGTCACGTTCATCCTCTACCGCTTGTTCCTGCTGATCAAGGGCACGCGGGCCGTGCAGTTGCTGCGCGGGTTGCTCCTGCTGCTGGTGGCGTACCTGGTGGCCAACTCGCTGCAACTCCACACCATCACCTGGCTCGTCCAGAGCATGGCCACGATGATCATCGTGGCCATCCCGGTGGTCTTCCAGCCCGAACTGCGGCGGGCCCTGTCCCTCATCGGCCAGGGCGAACTCTTCAAGGGCGAACTGTTCGTACCGGCGAAGGGCCAGGGCGATCCGGCCCGCCTGGTGGACGAACTCGTGGCCGCGACCAAGTTCCTCTCCAGCCGCAAGAACGGGGCGCTGATCATCATCGAGCGGCAGACGGGCCTCAACGAGTTCGTCGAGACGGGCACGCAGATCGGCGGCCTGGTCTCGGCGGAGCTGATCACCAGCCTGTTCCAGACTTCGAGCCCCCTCCACGACGGGGCGATCATCGTCCGGGGCGAGCGCATCGTGGCCGCCGGCGCCGTGCTGCCGCTCTCGGAGACCATCCGCCGCGGGCAACGCCGGCCGATCGGCACGCGGCACCGCGCCGCCCTCGGCCTGACCGAGACCACCGACGCCCTGGCCGTCGTGGTTTCCGAGGAGTCGGGCGCAGTGTCCATCGCGAAGGAAGGCCAGCTATTCCGCTTCCTCTCGGAAGACGAGCTGCGGAGCCACCTCGAGGAGGCCTACCAGGTCCAGCGCAACCTGCGCCCGCAGACCAATCAACTCGGGCTGGCGCTGTTCGGCGGGAAGAAGTAGCGCGATGCCCGACCGCCCGCAGTCGACCCTCGGCCTCAAGGTCCTCGCATTCCTGATGGCGGTGGCGCTCTGGGGGTTCGTCGGCATCTCCCAGCACCACCTGGCGCCGCAGGATGCGATCCCGTCTCCGGCCGCAACCGCTAGAATGCAGCCATGACGAGGGCGCAGGCGCCGAAGGCGGCCGATCAGTGGCAGGGTGTGGACCGATCCAGGCTGCCGCGGCACGTCGCCGTCATCATGGACGGCAACCGGCGGTGGGCGATCGCCCGGCACCTCCCGGGCAAGTCGGGCCATCGCGCCGGGCGGGACACGCTGCGCGATCTCGTGAAGGCCTGCGTCGAGATCGGCATCCCGTACCTCACGGCTTTCGCATTCTCGACCGAGAACTGGAAGCGCTCGGCCGACGAGGTCGGCTTCCTGTGGGCCCTCTTCCGCGACACCCTCGACCGGGAAGTCGACGAGATGCACGCCAACGGCGTGCGCATGCGCTTCATCGGCGAGATCCAGGAGCTCACGCCCGATCTGCGCGAACGCATCGCGCATGCTGAGCGTCGCACCGCCGGCAACACCGCTCTGACGCTCACCATCGCCCTCAACTACGGCTCCCGGCGGGAAATCGTGTCGGCCGCCCGGCGCCTGGCCGAGGACGTCGCGGCTGGTGCGTTGCGTCCCGAGGACCTCGACGAGGCGACCTTCGGGAGCTACCTGTACACGGGCGATCAGCCCGATCCGGACCTGCTGATCCGCACCTCGGGCGAGTTCCGCATCTCCAACTACCTGCTGTGGCAACTCGCCTACACCGAGATTTACGTCACACAGACCTACTGGCCGGATTTCGGCCGGGCCGACCTGC
Above is a window of Candidatus Tanganyikabacteria bacterium DNA encoding:
- a CDS encoding TIGR00159 family protein, translated to MITPESAFEALKAFVLALRWQDLLDVALVTFILYRLFLLIKGTRAVQLLRGLLLLLVAYLVANSLQLHTITWLVQSMATMIIVAIPVVFQPELRRALSLIGQGELFKGELFVPAKGQGDPARLVDELVAATKFLSSRKNGALIIIERQTGLNEFVETGTQIGGLVSAELITSLFQTSSPLHDGAIIVRGERIVAAGAVLPLSETIRRGQRRPIGTRHRAALGLTETTDALAVVVSEESGAVSIAKEGQLFRFLSEDELRSHLEEAYQVQRNLRPQTNQLGLALFGGKK
- a CDS encoding Nif3-like dinuclear metal center hexameric protein, with translation MLVWVARMDKHQIVGLVEALAPPRFAASWDNVGLQVGDLAGEARGVLVSVNPSLAAASYAIARRHNLLVTHHPLLFRPQKSLPTDREPGRTIAKLMGHDIALYAAHTNLDATACNRRIADLLGWKLDQVLDPAGREPWFKVAIFVPTSQAEDLARAMWEAGGRVAASDLASLTHPVEGTFRAKAPAGARSQMQTVAGTKLEVVARQRDLDDVLAAARRNHPYESPACDVLKLEGDGDAWGIGLFGDLPEPATIAAIAARVRTALDPRSMRLVGDATREVRRVAICSGSGSELCGVAADRGVELFITGEVRYHTALDARDRGLAILEIGHQASEEPVVDFLVGYLRERLPTTVPIEAFHEAEPFEILSPP
- the uppS gene encoding di-trans,poly-cis-decaprenylcistransferase, encoding MTRAQAPKAADQWQGVDRSRLPRHVAVIMDGNRRWAIARHLPGKSGHRAGRDTLRDLVKACVEIGIPYLTAFAFSTENWKRSADEVGFLWALFRDTLDREVDEMHANGVRMRFIGEIQELTPDLRERIAHAERRTAGNTALTLTIALNYGSRREIVSAARRLAEDVAAGALRPEDLDEATFGSYLYTGDQPDPDLLIRTSGEFRISNYLLWQLAYTEIYVTQTYWPDFGRADLRDALLAYQGRERRYGARP
- the lysA gene encoding diaminopimelate decarboxylase, with the translated sequence MGPRGWEVGGCALDDLASEFGTPLYVMDERTIVTACDSFRSALAARYPGESDVLFASKALCTAAISRLVHEQGLATEVVSGGELATALHAGVPAERIYFQGNAKTRAELAFGLRSGVGRFVVDNLEELATLDDLAAKEGKVADVLLRVAPGIEAHTHEFIHTGQDDSKFGLYIPGDLDAAVRRILGSNNLRIKGVQAHVGSQIFDVAPFVAAAELGLDLAVRIRDEHGVTIEELDVGGGLGIAYVEGDDPPAIDEAMGAVARATAEGARSRGLPLPRLLVEPGRAIVGTAGCTVYEISTVKRHDGGKQYYLVDGGMADNPRPITYGAQYTCDAVKPPAQATAPRSWVLAGKACEEGDVLIREAALPDLRAGDRVVVWTTGAYCFAMASNYNRQPRPAMVLVEDGRAALIRARETYEDLLARDRLPDGPPFAPGAGRGVQGPGSR